A DNA window from Actinomadura luzonensis contains the following coding sequences:
- a CDS encoding LysE family translocator, translating to MYLLAFAGACVLIAMVPGVSTAIILRQTLRSGRRGGLAATLGNETGILLWGLAAAFGLSALLVASQLAYDVMRVVGAVVLVVMGAQSLWQARKAGRAADGVPEPAAAPSDRAAYLAGVGTCLANPKAAVFAMSFLPQFVPAGQDVPATLVTLAVVWVLIDLLWYALLIWAVAKAKDWLGRPAVRRRLEQVSGVVLIGLGVRLVVESR from the coding sequence ATGTACCTTCTCGCCTTCGCCGGCGCGTGCGTCCTGATCGCCATGGTCCCGGGCGTCAGCACCGCCATCATCCTGCGCCAGACCCTCCGCTCCGGCCGCCGCGGCGGGCTGGCCGCCACGCTCGGCAACGAGACCGGCATCCTGCTGTGGGGCCTGGCCGCCGCGTTCGGGCTGTCGGCCCTGCTGGTGGCCTCCCAGCTCGCCTACGACGTGATGCGCGTCGTGGGCGCTGTCGTGCTGGTCGTGATGGGCGCCCAGTCGCTGTGGCAGGCCCGCAAGGCCGGCCGCGCGGCGGACGGCGTCCCCGAGCCCGCAGCCGCCCCGAGTGACCGGGCCGCCTACCTGGCCGGGGTCGGCACGTGCCTGGCCAACCCCAAGGCGGCGGTGTTCGCGATGTCGTTCCTGCCGCAGTTCGTCCCCGCCGGGCAGGACGTGCCCGCCACGCTCGTCACCCTGGCCGTGGTGTGGGTGCTCATCGACCTGCTCTGGTACGCCCTGCTCATCTGGGCCGTCGCCAAGGCGAAGGACTGGCTCGGCCGGCCCGCCGTGCGCCGCCGGCTGGAGCAGGTCTCCGGCGTGGTGCTTATCGGGCTGGGGGTGCGCCTGGTGGTGGAGTCCCGGTGA
- a CDS encoding spore germination protein GerW family protein produces MDIDVSGTVKDVATVRRVFGEPTVQDGVTVIPVARIGGGGGAGSGKQEGERPGEGAGGGFGLGASPAGVYVIKDGDVRWRPAVDINKIIAGGQVVAVVALLTVRAVARMRLAARGRRRH; encoded by the coding sequence ATGGACATCGACGTGAGCGGCACGGTCAAGGACGTCGCGACGGTGCGGCGGGTCTTCGGCGAGCCGACCGTGCAGGACGGCGTCACCGTGATCCCCGTCGCCCGGATCGGCGGCGGTGGCGGCGCGGGCAGCGGCAAGCAGGAGGGCGAGCGGCCCGGTGAGGGCGCCGGCGGCGGGTTCGGGCTCGGCGCGAGCCCGGCGGGCGTGTACGTCATCAAGGACGGCGACGTGCGCTGGCGGCCGGCCGTCGACATCAACAAGATCATCGCTGGTGGGCAGGTCGTCGCGGTGGTGGCCCTGCTGACCGTGCGGGCCGTGGCCCGCATGCGCTTGGCCGCCCGCGGCCGCAGGCGTCACTGA
- a CDS encoding peptidase domain-containing ABC transporter has translation MIRRLPVILQNAVTECGAACLAMVLCHHGRRTTLHQVSERLQVGRDGLSAKAVVDGAREHGLKARAFSLAPEDLARVPLPAVAHWEFNHFVVVERWSPDRVDVVDPAEGRRRLTAEEFGAGFTGVLLVFEPGEGFERGSTSMASAWRREFVRTLFRRRKGLLAQIVAASLLLQLLGLALPMFSQLLLDRIVPSRGVEVLSLLGGAVLLAGAAQLVIGYLRSALLVAVRARADQELTEGVVKHLVALPYRYFTLRGKGDLVTRAASVSQLGGILTGQVVSALLDGPLAVGYLVLVYAWDPVFGLALTGVAAAQTALMLGTARRVAALTRQELNALSASQGSLIQTINGIETLKASGAERRAVEQWSAHFGRQLAADVRTGLTQGLLEASLGAIRVMAPLGLLWLGAWRVLDGQLTAGALIALNAIALAALTPLGSLMTGLQSLQQAGAHFDRLSDILASEPEPSEGIEVLRLRGAIELRGVSFRHDPRGPWTVRDVSVRIGPGRKVALVGASGSGKTTLARLLLALHTPVEGEIRYDGVPAGELNLRTLRRQFGVVTQDPSLFSGTIRENIALNDPAAPLERVVAAARLAELHEEVMAMPMGYETMLTDGGGLSGGQRQRLALARAVLPRPKVLLLDEATSNLDGATEAAIEANLSRLAQTRIVIAHRLSTVRDADLILVVDEGRVVERGTHEELLALRGRYARLIAAQTAGAGRAS, from the coding sequence GTGATCCGCCGCCTGCCCGTCATCCTGCAGAACGCCGTCACCGAGTGCGGCGCCGCCTGCCTGGCGATGGTGCTGTGCCACCACGGCCGCCGCACCACCCTGCACCAGGTCTCCGAACGCCTCCAGGTCGGCAGGGACGGCCTGAGCGCCAAGGCCGTCGTGGACGGCGCCCGCGAGCACGGCCTGAAGGCCCGCGCCTTCTCCCTGGCGCCCGAGGACCTGGCCCGGGTGCCGCTGCCGGCCGTCGCGCACTGGGAGTTCAACCACTTCGTGGTGGTGGAGCGCTGGTCCCCGGACCGCGTGGACGTGGTCGACCCGGCCGAGGGCCGCCGCCGGCTGACCGCCGAGGAGTTCGGCGCCGGGTTCACCGGCGTGCTGCTGGTGTTCGAGCCGGGCGAGGGCTTCGAGCGGGGTTCGACGTCGATGGCGAGCGCGTGGCGCAGGGAGTTCGTGCGCACGTTGTTCCGGCGGCGCAAGGGGCTGCTGGCGCAGATCGTGGCCGCCTCGCTGCTGCTGCAGCTGCTCGGGCTGGCGCTGCCGATGTTCTCGCAGCTGCTGCTGGACCGGATCGTGCCGTCGCGGGGCGTCGAGGTGCTGTCGCTGCTGGGCGGTGCGGTGCTGCTGGCGGGCGCGGCCCAGCTCGTGATCGGGTACCTGCGGAGCGCGCTGCTGGTGGCGGTGCGGGCGCGGGCCGACCAGGAGCTGACCGAGGGGGTGGTGAAGCATCTGGTGGCGCTGCCGTACCGGTACTTCACGCTGCGCGGCAAGGGGGACCTGGTGACGCGGGCGGCCAGCGTCTCGCAGCTCGGCGGCATCCTGACCGGCCAGGTCGTGTCGGCGTTGCTGGACGGGCCGCTCGCCGTCGGCTACCTGGTGCTGGTCTACGCGTGGGACCCGGTCTTCGGGCTGGCGCTGACGGGTGTGGCCGCGGCGCAGACGGCGCTGATGCTGGGCACCGCCCGGCGGGTCGCCGCGCTCACCCGGCAGGAGCTGAACGCGTTGTCGGCGTCCCAGGGCAGCCTCATCCAGACGATCAACGGGATCGAGACGCTGAAGGCGTCGGGCGCCGAGCGGCGGGCCGTCGAGCAGTGGTCGGCGCACTTCGGCAGGCAGCTCGCCGCGGACGTGCGCACCGGGCTCACCCAGGGGCTGCTGGAGGCGTCGCTGGGCGCGATCCGGGTGATGGCGCCGCTCGGGCTGCTGTGGCTGGGCGCCTGGCGGGTGCTCGACGGGCAGCTCACGGCGGGCGCGCTCATCGCGCTGAACGCCATCGCGCTGGCCGCGCTGACGCCGCTGGGCTCGTTGATGACGGGGCTGCAGAGCCTGCAGCAGGCCGGCGCGCACTTCGACCGGTTGTCGGACATCCTGGCCTCCGAGCCCGAGCCGAGCGAGGGCATCGAGGTGCTGCGGCTGCGCGGCGCGATCGAGCTGCGCGGCGTCAGCTTCCGGCACGACCCGCGCGGCCCCTGGACGGTGCGGGACGTGTCGGTGCGCATCGGCCCGGGCCGCAAGGTGGCGCTGGTGGGGGCGTCCGGGTCGGGCAAGACGACGCTCGCCAGGCTGCTGCTGGCGCTGCACACGCCGGTGGAGGGCGAGATCCGCTACGACGGCGTCCCGGCCGGTGAGCTGAACCTGCGGACGCTGCGCCGCCAGTTCGGCGTGGTCACCCAGGACCCGTCCCTGTTCAGCGGCACGATCAGGGAGAACATCGCGCTGAACGACCCGGCCGCGCCGCTGGAGCGGGTGGTGGCCGCGGCCCGGCTGGCCGAGCTGCACGAGGAGGTGATGGCGATGCCGATGGGCTACGAGACGATGCTGACCGACGGCGGCGGCCTGTCCGGCGGGCAGCGCCAGCGCCTGGCCCTGGCCCGCGCGGTGCTGCCCCGGCCCAAGGTGCTGCTGCTGGACGAGGCCACCAGCAACCTCGACGGCGCCACCGAGGCCGCCATCGAGGCGAACCTCTCCCGCCTGGCGCAGACCAGGATCGTCATCGCGCACCGCCTGAGCACGGTCCGCGACGCGGACCTCATCCTGGTGGTCGACGAGGGCCGCGTGGTGGAGCGCGGCACCCACGAGGAGCTGCTGGCGCTGCGCGGCAGGTACGCGCGCCTGATCGCCGCGCAGACCGCCGGCGCGGGCCGCGCGAGCTGA
- a CDS encoding TIGR04500 family putative peptide maturation system protein: protein MTASVFAQALESGVELLRSLPRRRSAVPAARAAARDWAARHPGVGAQLVVDERPGTPVVDYDLLFDHPGGGTVAVTAPAEDGVPWLVDHSTHWAAGHLVSVDGVHVSVSQALTMLRTLSKGGGSPYQEIVDQCLLAAALEEAGDDATPPTAAELQATADEFRRGRGLHDRAATLAWMTAAGLSGEQFESYIGAIARRRRFRLGKEAELAPAYLAAHLADFARVRAVWVTGPERVVAGTPGELLGGAAAHGEAAYGEAVVTVGTRWEHELPEMLRGAAAGDVVGPASAPGGGFLTGAVLSRTEAVADAGTLAEAGRAAFGAWLAERRAAAEVEWHRS, encoded by the coding sequence GTGACCGCAAGCGTGTTCGCGCAGGCCCTGGAGTCGGGGGTGGAGCTGCTGCGCTCACTGCCCCGCCGGCGCTCGGCCGTGCCCGCCGCCCGCGCGGCGGCCCGGGACTGGGCGGCGCGCCATCCGGGGGTCGGTGCGCAGCTCGTCGTGGACGAGCGTCCCGGCACGCCGGTGGTGGACTACGACCTGCTGTTCGACCATCCGGGCGGCGGCACGGTCGCGGTGACCGCGCCGGCCGAGGACGGGGTGCCGTGGCTGGTCGACCATTCGACGCACTGGGCGGCCGGGCACCTGGTCAGCGTGGACGGCGTGCACGTGTCGGTGTCGCAGGCGCTGACCATGTTGCGGACGTTGTCGAAGGGCGGCGGGTCGCCGTACCAGGAGATCGTGGACCAGTGCCTGCTGGCCGCGGCCCTGGAGGAGGCGGGCGACGACGCCACGCCGCCGACGGCGGCGGAGCTGCAGGCCACGGCGGACGAGTTCCGGCGGGGCCGCGGGCTGCACGACCGGGCGGCCACGCTCGCCTGGATGACGGCGGCGGGCCTGTCGGGCGAGCAGTTCGAGTCCTACATCGGCGCGATCGCGCGGCGGCGGCGGTTCCGGCTGGGCAAGGAGGCCGAGCTGGCGCCGGCGTACCTGGCGGCGCACCTGGCGGACTTCGCGCGGGTGCGGGCGGTGTGGGTCACCGGCCCTGAGCGGGTGGTCGCGGGCACGCCCGGCGAGCTGCTGGGCGGGGCGGCGGCGCACGGGGAGGCAGCGTACGGGGAGGCCGTGGTGACGGTCGGGACGCGGTGGGAGCACGAGCTGCCCGAGATGTTGCGCGGCGCGGCGGCCGGGGACGTCGTGGGGCCGGCGTCGGCGCCGGGCGGCGGCTTCCTGACGGGGGCCGTGCTGTCCAGGACGGAGGCCGTGGCCGACGCCGGGACGCTGGCCGAGGCGGGGCGGGCGGCGTTCGGGGCGTGGCTGGCGGAGCGGCGGGCGGCCGCCGAGGTGGAATGGCACCGCTCGTGA
- a CDS encoding putative ATP-grasp target RiPP: protein MSKIKIDDLSFEGAELSQAELGEVAGGRRKEWVASAWTLDDVPYEWWLI, encoded by the coding sequence ATGTCGAAGATCAAGATCGACGATCTGTCGTTCGAGGGGGCCGAGCTGTCGCAGGCCGAGCTGGGCGAGGTGGCCGGCGGCCGGCGCAAGGAGTGGGTCGCAAGCGCCTGGACGCTCGACGACGTGCCCTACGAGTGGTGGCTGATCTGA